A single region of the Drosophila takahashii strain IR98-3 E-12201 chromosome 2R, DtakHiC1v2, whole genome shotgun sequence genome encodes:
- the LOC123003470 gene encoding uncharacterized protein, with protein MKTKNQININSTKCQCFSHSSQGIAIIDEKNVLRIHSHTYKCLNHNPRPRILG; from the coding sequence atgaaaaccaaaaaccagatCAACATCAACAGCACCAAGTGTCAATGCTTTAGTCACTCCAGTCAAGGAATCGCCATTATTGATGAGAAGAACGTACTGAGGATACACAGCCATACGTACAAGTGCTTGAATCACAATCCGCGACCTCGGATACTCGGCTGA
- the LOC108061402 gene encoding purine nucleoside phosphorylase 1, translated as MCNRDCCEARSPIAKRMAARRLLQLEEEERRKPKLVIPTPQSLFYPFEEVEAMANYIIDVSHIRPKYGLICGSFLGLLISLVEEPVVIPYEDIPNFPAGLEPDCNFVVGTVMGAPIMAIANRFHVCDGYNLATCSLPVRVMQLCGVKTIMLTSEAAAVNVDFALGDIMLIADHINIVGMMHQTSLEGPSDPRFGSRFFSMVNAYDKGLLAKALEIGKRMGIHQFLHQGVFACLGGPVLETLAEERMLRTMQVEAVGLSLVPEVIAAHHGGLKVLAFVIISSVANERESEEKEKQNDRDMEGRVEKDEAPESLEVSPLRLQACSDLIGRMLYSMHHEL; from the coding sequence ATGTGTAACCGGGACTGCTGCGAGGCCAGGTCTCCGATTGCCAAGCGAATGGCGGCCCGGCGGCTCTTGcaactggaggaggaggagcgccGGAAGCCCAAGCTGGTAATCCCGACGCCACAGAGCCTTTTCTATCCCTTCGAGGAAGTCGAGGCCATGGCCAACTACATCATCGACGTCAGTCACATCCGTCCGAAGTACGGCTTGATTTGCGGTAGCTTCTTGGGCTTGTTAATCTCCCTGGTGGAGGAGCCCGTGGTCATTCCCTACGAGGACATCCCCAACTTCCCAGCCGGCCTGGAACCGGACTGCAACTTTGTGGTGGGCACTGTGATGGGTGCCCCCATCATGGCGATTGCCAATCGGTTCCACGTCTGCGATGGCTACAATCTGGCCACCTGTTCGCTGCCCGTTCGCGTGATGCAGTTGTGCGGGGTCAAGACCATCATGCTGACCTCCGAGGCAGCCGCTGTCAATGTGGACTTCGCCCTGGGCGACATAATGCTGATCGCCGACCACATCAACATAGTGGGCATGATGCACCAGACATCGCTGGAGGGTCCCAGTGATCCGCGCTTCGGCAGCCGATTCTTCTCGATGGTCAATGCCTACGATAAGGGTCTGTTGGCAAAGGCCCTCGAGATTGGCAAGCGGATGGGCATCCATCAGTTCCTGCACCAAGGGGTTTTCGCCTGCCTGGGAGGTCCTGTGCTCGAGACCCTGGCCGAGGAACGAATGCTGCGGACGATGCAAGTGGAGGCAGTGGGATTGTCCCTGGTGCCCGAGGTCATAGCCGCCCATCATGGTGGGCTGAAAGTTCTCGCCTTTGTGATTATCAGTTCGGTGGCAAACGAAAGGGAAAgcgaggaaaaggaaaagcaaaATGACAGGGATATGGAGGGCAGAGTGGAAAAGGACGAGGCACCCGAATCCTTGGAGGTATCACCGCTAAGGCTGCAGGCCTGTTCCGATTTGATCGGTCGAATGCTCTACTCTATGCACCATGAGCTCTGA